A portion of the Pseudomonas koreensis genome contains these proteins:
- a CDS encoding GlpM family protein → MLKAAIGAAVVLILAALSKTRNYYIAGLVPLFPTFALIAHYIVGKGRSVDDLKTTIVFGMWSIIPYFIYLATLYVMVDRMRLEASLAVAAVAWLMAATVLVTVWVRLHS, encoded by the coding sequence ATTCTCAAAGCCGCTATCGGCGCCGCAGTGGTGCTGATCCTCGCTGCGCTGTCGAAGACCAGAAACTACTACATCGCCGGCCTGGTACCGCTGTTTCCGACCTTTGCCCTGATTGCGCATTACATCGTCGGCAAGGGCCGCTCGGTCGACGACCTGAAGACCACGATCGTGTTTGGCATGTGGTCGATCATTCCGTACTTCATCTATCTGGCGACGTTGTATGTGATGGTCGACCGCATGCGTCTGGAAGCATCGCTGGCCGTGGCGGCGGTGGCGTGGTTGATGGCGGCGACGGTGCTGGTCACGGTCTGGGTGCGGCTGCACAGTTAA
- a CDS encoding alpha/beta fold hydrolase, with amino-acid sequence MFKQFLSIAAVLAALLLGPAVSAAARCDVNVPTERVDLQQVSIAYQSIGRAQDPALLLVMGLGGQLIHWPDEVVVALCQQGFRVIRYDNRDVGLSTWRQTPVEANLTFEVLRYKLGLPVSAPYSLTDMADDALGLMDALHVEQFHVLGASMGGMIAQHMAAMAPQRIESLTLIMTTSGAEGLPAPSAALVQLLSRRGAPNRQVALEQQADLLAALGSPAVSDDRQALLQQAAASYDRAFNPEGVKRQIMAILAEPSRVALLNQLRVPTLVVHGTADPLLPVMHGVHLAAHIQGSQLKLIPGLAHRFQEAFKEPLLAAVLPYLQAHREDTSHWAQVEPVAQGNLL; translated from the coding sequence ATGTTCAAGCAATTTTTATCAATCGCGGCCGTGCTGGCCGCGCTTTTGTTGGGCCCGGCGGTTTCGGCAGCCGCGCGTTGCGACGTCAATGTGCCGACCGAACGGGTCGATCTGCAACAGGTGAGCATTGCCTATCAAAGCATCGGTCGCGCTCAGGATCCGGCCCTGTTGCTGGTGATGGGCCTGGGCGGGCAGTTGATTCACTGGCCCGACGAAGTGGTGGTTGCGCTGTGTCAGCAGGGCTTTCGGGTGATTCGCTATGACAATCGGGACGTCGGTCTGTCGACCTGGCGGCAGACACCGGTGGAGGCCAACCTGACGTTCGAAGTGCTGCGCTACAAGCTCGGCCTGCCCGTTTCTGCACCGTATAGCCTGACCGACATGGCTGACGACGCGCTGGGTCTGATGGACGCGTTGCACGTCGAGCAATTCCATGTGCTGGGTGCGAGCATGGGCGGGATGATTGCTCAGCACATGGCGGCAATGGCCCCGCAGCGGATCGAGAGCCTTACGCTGATCATGACCACCTCGGGCGCCGAAGGCTTGCCGGCACCGAGTGCGGCGCTGGTGCAGTTGCTGTCGCGGCGTGGTGCGCCCAATCGTCAAGTAGCGCTGGAACAGCAGGCGGATTTGCTGGCCGCGTTGGGCAGTCCGGCAGTCAGCGATGACCGACAGGCGCTGTTGCAGCAGGCGGCGGCGTCCTATGACCGTGCGTTCAACCCCGAAGGCGTGAAGCGGCAGATCATGGCGATCCTTGCCGAGCCTAGCCGTGTCGCCTTGCTCAATCAGTTGCGCGTGCCGACCCTGGTGGTGCATGGCACAGCGGATCCGCTGCTGCCGGTGATGCACGGTGTGCACCTGGCGGCGCACATTCAGGGCAGTCAGCTGAAACTGATTCCGGGATTGGCGCATCGCTTTCAAGAGGCGTTCAAGGAGCCGTTGCTGGCGGCGGTGCTGCCGTATTTGCAGGCGCATCGCGAGGACACTTCGCATTGGGCGCAGGTTGAACCGGTGGCGCAGGGGAATCTGCTTTAG
- the metR gene encoding transcriptional regulator MetR: MLEIRHLKTLHALREADSLVDAADRLHLTQSALSHQFKELEERMGMQLFVRKTKPVRFTSAGLRLLQLADATLPLLRAAERDISRLAGGTAGRLHMAIECHSCFQWLMPTIDQFRDAWPEVELDLASGFAFAPLPALARGDLDLVVTSDPLEIAGITYVPLFTYEAMLAVANQHALASKPYIVPEDLLTETLITYPVERDRLDIFTRFLEPADIEPAQVRTSELTVMMMQLVASGRGVCGMPHWALHEYSSRGYVKGKRLGEKGLFATLYAAIRTDMLDAPYMRDFLLTAKDTSFSTLDGVSAVR, translated from the coding sequence GTGCTTGAAATCCGTCACCTGAAAACCCTGCATGCCCTGCGCGAAGCCGACAGTCTGGTCGATGCCGCTGACCGCCTGCATCTGACGCAGTCAGCCCTGTCGCATCAATTCAAAGAACTTGAAGAGCGCATGGGCATGCAACTGTTCGTGCGCAAGACCAAACCGGTGCGGTTCACCAGCGCCGGTTTGCGCCTGCTGCAACTGGCTGACGCCACCCTGCCCTTGCTGCGTGCCGCCGAGCGCGATATCAGTCGTCTGGCCGGTGGCACCGCCGGGCGTTTGCACATGGCCATCGAATGCCACAGTTGCTTCCAGTGGCTGATGCCGACCATCGACCAATTCCGCGATGCGTGGCCGGAGGTCGAGCTGGATCTCGCCTCGGGCTTTGCCTTCGCCCCGCTGCCAGCCCTGGCGCGTGGAGATCTGGATCTGGTGGTGACTTCCGACCCGCTGGAGATTGCCGGCATCACTTACGTGCCGCTGTTCACTTACGAAGCCATGCTCGCGGTCGCCAATCAGCATGCACTGGCGAGCAAGCCGTACATCGTCCCGGAAGACTTGTTGACCGAAACGCTGATCACCTACCCGGTGGAACGCGACCGCCTCGACATTTTCACGCGTTTTCTGGAACCGGCCGACATCGAGCCGGCGCAAGTGCGCACCTCGGAACTGACGGTGATGATGATGCAACTGGTCGCCAGCGGACGTGGCGTCTGCGGCATGCCGCACTGGGCGCTGCACGAATACAGTTCGCGCGGTTATGTGAAGGGTAAACGGCTTGGGGAAAAAGGCTTGTTCGCGACGCTGTATGCAGCGATTCGCACCGACATGCTCGATGCACCGTACATGCGTGATTTTCTGCTGACGGCCAAAGACACCTCGTTCTCGACCCTGGACGGTGTCAGCGCGGTTCGCTGA